Proteins encoded in a region of the Planococcus citri chromosome 1, ihPlaCitr1.1, whole genome shotgun sequence genome:
- the LOC135831659 gene encoding uncharacterized protein LOC135831659, whose translation MEKWTAVQRAFIVKAFFKNNDSYISAIRAFRKHFKLTGKSEVPSRPTVKLWVKNFEKTAHACKNKPTGRKRSVRTPETTDRVRHSVQTTPTTSIRKRALNLKIKPTSLQRILSEDLSFHPYKILIIQKLQKTDFVRRKSFAEDMLTRIDTENPMIIHEKPLHSAKLTVWMGVAKFGIVGPYVFDETVNGERYRKMLNEFLIPELKRRHKYRVTWFQQDGATCHSATDTISLLREHFGHRIISLNTEISWPPRSPDFSACDFFLWGYLKSKVYQDDPRTLKQLLDNIIRESRLIRREMLNKVFNNFKKRLVDCVKNDGKHLGGIIFKT comes from the exons atggagaagtggacggctgtgcagcgcgcttttattgtaaaggcctttttcaaaaataatgactcttacattagtgcaattcgtgccttccgcaaacattttaaacttaccggtaaaagtgaagtgccatcgaggccaacagtgaaattatgggtaaaaaacttcgagaaaaccgctcatgcttgtaaaaataagcctacaggtcggaaaagatcagtaagaacgccagaaacaacggaccgagtaaggcattcagtacagactacccctaccacttcaatacgtaaacgagcgttaaatttaaaaatcaaaccaacttctctgcaacgaattttatctgaagacctcagtttccatccatataagattttaatcattcaaaagttacaaaaaactgattttgtgagaagaaaatcatttgccgaggatatgcttacaagaattgatactg agaatccgatgataatacacgagaaacctctacactccgctaagttgactgtttggatgggcgtggctaaattcggtatagtgggaccgtatgtgtttgatgaaacggtgaacggtgagaggtatcgcaaaatgttaaacgagtttctcattcctgaattgaaacgcagacacaagtatagagttacttggttccaacaggatggcgctacctgtcattccgcaacggacacgatttctttattgcgtgagcattttggtcatcgaataatttcgctgaacacagaaatttcatggccacctcgatcccctgatttttcagcatgtgatttttttttatggggttacctcaagtcaaaagtatatcaagatgatcctaggactctgaaacagctcctagataatattattcgtgaatcaagactgattagaagagaaatgctcaacaaagtgttcaataattttaaaaaacgtttggtcgattgtgtcaaaaatgatggaaaacatcttggtggaataatttttaaaacttaa